Proteins from a genomic interval of Xanthomonas sp. AM6:
- a CDS encoding ATP-binding protein, with protein sequence MPMTSPPPPLDALGTPVVWADADGRLLGANPAFARWLGVSVRRLLDQPLASLEVQGDALARFLLNDERDVLRLHRMALAVPGEPPRFAEGWLSRMDDGGWLLEAHPVDEFPTMDPAQALPSALGAALKGLAHELRNPLAGLKGAAQLLARRAQHRDEDERELIELIGAEIERLNSLLDQLLSPAPARPHAMLNIHAVLERVLRLAENEGGWSVRLQRDYDPSIPEFLGDADRLTQAVWNLVRNAIQAGAAQVTLRTRVEHGQRIGDRVHARGLRLEIVDDGRGVPEELAEHLFLPLVSGRAEGSGLGLALAQQVAREHTGSLSFRSRPGHTVFTLLLPQAAADPD encoded by the coding sequence ATGCCCATGACCTCGCCTCCCCCTCCGCTCGACGCGCTCGGCACCCCGGTGGTCTGGGCCGATGCCGACGGCCGCCTGCTCGGCGCCAATCCAGCCTTCGCGCGCTGGCTGGGGGTCAGCGTGCGGCGCCTGCTCGACCAGCCGCTGGCCTCGCTGGAAGTGCAGGGCGACGCGCTGGCGCGGTTCCTGCTCAACGACGAGCGCGACGTGCTGCGCCTGCACCGCATGGCCCTGGCCGTTCCCGGCGAGCCCCCGCGCTTCGCCGAGGGCTGGCTGTCGCGGATGGACGACGGCGGCTGGCTGCTGGAAGCGCACCCGGTCGACGAATTCCCCACCATGGACCCGGCGCAGGCGCTGCCCAGTGCGCTGGGCGCGGCGCTGAAGGGGCTGGCGCACGAACTGCGCAACCCGCTGGCCGGGCTCAAGGGTGCCGCGCAGCTGCTGGCGCGGCGCGCGCAGCACCGCGACGAGGACGAGCGCGAGCTGATCGAGCTGATCGGCGCGGAGATCGAGCGCCTCAACAGCCTGCTCGACCAGTTGCTGTCGCCGGCGCCGGCCCGCCCGCACGCCATGCTCAATATCCACGCGGTGCTGGAACGGGTGTTGCGCCTGGCCGAGAACGAGGGCGGCTGGTCGGTACGCCTGCAGCGCGACTACGACCCCAGCATTCCCGAATTCCTCGGCGATGCCGACCGCCTGACCCAGGCGGTGTGGAACCTGGTGCGCAACGCGATCCAGGCCGGCGCCGCGCAGGTGACCCTGCGCACCCGCGTCGAGCACGGCCAGCGCATCGGCGACCGCGTGCATGCGCGCGGCCTGCGCCTGGAGATCGTCGACGACGGCCGCGGCGTGCCCGAGGAGCTGGCCGAGCACCTGTTCCTGCCGCTGGTCAGCGGTCGCGCTGAAGGCAGCGGCCTGGGCCTGGCGCTGGCGCAGCAGGTCGCGCGCGAGCACACCGGTTCGCTGAGTTTCCGCTCCCGCCCCGGGCATACCGTCTTCACCCTGCTGCTGCCGCAGGCCGCAGCGGACCCCGACTAG
- the ntrC gene encoding nitrogen regulation protein NR(I), which translates to MTESPEGAQRIWVVDDDRSVRFVLSTALRDAGYSVDGFDSAAAALQALAQRPLPDLLFTDVRMPGDDGLVLLDKLKAAHPQLPVIVMSAYTDVASTAGAFRGGAHEFLSKPFDLDDAVALAARALPEAGAVAEAALPASSPGSAELIGDTPAMRALFRAIGRLAQAPLSVLINGETGTGKELVAHALHNESPRARKPFVALNTAAIPAELLESELFGHEAGAFTGAQRRHIGRFEQADGGTLFLDEIGDMPLPLQTRLLRVLAENEFFRVGGRELIRVDVRVIAATHQDLEALVEQGRFRADLLHRLDVVRLQLPPLRERRADVPQLAENFLAMAARKLDTPPKRLSPAALDALRGYAWPGNVRELENVCWRLAALAPAEVIDAHDVDSALLRGSRRERSGEGGEWDAQLSAWAQQRLTDGAEGLHAEARDRFDKALLEVALRFTQGRRAEAAARLGVGRNTVTRKLGPGRRRR; encoded by the coding sequence ATGACCGAATCCCCGGAAGGAGCGCAACGCATCTGGGTGGTCGACGACGACCGCTCGGTGCGCTTCGTGCTGTCCACCGCGTTGCGCGACGCCGGCTACAGCGTGGACGGCTTTGACAGCGCCGCCGCCGCGCTGCAGGCGCTGGCGCAGCGGCCGCTGCCGGACCTGCTGTTCACCGATGTGCGCATGCCCGGCGACGACGGCCTGGTGCTGCTGGACAAGCTCAAGGCGGCGCATCCGCAGCTGCCGGTGATCGTGATGTCCGCCTACACCGACGTGGCCAGCACCGCCGGCGCGTTCCGCGGCGGCGCGCATGAATTCCTGTCCAAGCCGTTCGACCTGGACGACGCGGTGGCGCTGGCCGCGCGCGCGCTGCCCGAGGCCGGCGCGGTGGCCGAGGCCGCGCTGCCGGCGTCCAGCCCGGGCAGCGCCGAACTGATCGGCGACACCCCGGCGATGCGCGCGCTGTTCCGCGCCATCGGCCGCCTGGCGCAGGCGCCGCTGTCGGTGCTGATCAACGGCGAGACCGGGACCGGCAAGGAGCTGGTCGCGCACGCGCTGCACAACGAATCGCCGCGCGCGCGCAAGCCGTTCGTCGCGCTCAACACCGCGGCGATCCCGGCCGAACTGCTGGAGAGCGAACTGTTCGGCCACGAGGCCGGCGCCTTCACCGGCGCGCAGCGTCGCCACATCGGCCGCTTCGAGCAGGCCGACGGCGGCACCCTGTTCCTCGACGAGATCGGCGACATGCCGCTGCCGCTGCAGACCCGGCTGCTGCGCGTGCTGGCCGAGAACGAGTTCTTCCGCGTTGGCGGCCGCGAACTGATCCGGGTCGACGTGCGGGTGATCGCCGCCACCCACCAGGACCTGGAAGCGCTGGTCGAGCAGGGCCGTTTCCGCGCCGACCTGCTGCATCGGCTGGACGTGGTGCGGCTGCAGCTGCCGCCGCTGCGCGAGCGCCGCGCCGACGTGCCGCAGCTGGCGGAGAACTTCCTGGCGATGGCCGCGCGCAAGCTCGACACTCCGCCCAAGCGGCTGTCGCCGGCGGCGCTGGACGCGCTGCGCGGCTATGCCTGGCCGGGCAACGTGCGCGAACTGGAGAACGTGTGCTGGCGGCTGGCCGCGCTGGCGCCGGCAGAGGTCATCGATGCGCACGACGTGGACAGCGCCCTGCTGCGCGGCAGCCGCCGCGAGCGCAGCGGCGAGGGCGGCGAATGGGATGCGCAGCTGTCGGCCTGGGCGCAACAACGCCTGACCGACGGCGCCGAAGGCCTGCACGCCGAAGCGCGCGACCGCTTCGACAAGGCGCTGCTGGAAGTGGCGCTGCGCTTCACCCAGGGCCGCCGCGCCGAAGCCGCCGCGCGCCTGGGCGTGGGCCGCAACACGGTCACCCGCAAGCTGGGCCCGGGGCGGCGCCGGCGCTGA
- a CDS encoding TonB-dependent receptor, with protein sequence MSPSSRPHPLPQAVRACLQFGLALSLCAPALALAQSPPAPGAARIAFDIPAQDLAGALAAFGRVSQQQLAYDRAVVAGKRSSALSGSHDAKEGLDLLLAGTGLKARAAGNGVLVIEAPPASGGAQTLDAVIVTGTTAAHRTVLQSSSAITVADQQALDRKAPRSTAQALELIPGMFVEASGGEISNNFSVRGMPGGSQQFVQLSEDGLPVFYTNALADTILKQEVSIDRMEAVRGGTSGILTVNGAGATVNFLTRKPGAEPEGTLRLTTSDFGTRRIDLWQGGPIDANWQYSVGGFYRRADGVRDPGFTGDHGGSFRAAIGRIFERGEFGFTLKLVDDHNTFQLPIPLQDAGDPRGVPGLDATTGTMLSRDNAVMDVRTAPASGRSWQRHDLRDGVHATAVAPGYHFEYDINDGLSFRSKGRYTDFKSDFNSVFSSDNASLVPATYRLDRANFGDIGVLLDRFAAQGAVQAGLRRVNNGEVIAGADALNALNGNGLVTHSITGNNRRDVEEFVNDASLTWQNERNSFTAGLLYFHSRVRDSNIGASTFVSEVRNRPDRMDIVALDAAGNVVGSLTENGLLNYSNWGDSNNRYSADSFSLYLNDEFQATERLRIDGGVRVERYDIDFYEGISTPMQPVEGAFDANGNDVDDIIANNYLAQFGGGAFTGRYTHYDSGFTETAATLGGTYLLGDNFALYARYARGFQANGRFDPVKIDFGEVGVRYQSRVLTASLTGFRTTYKDFLFSRLPPGAATEVRFYSDIVSNGVEFDVLWKPARYFQLQATGVVQRSKVQVNDDQGTGFARLFDGNKPERTPPVNVTVTPSLLLPEGRGEIYVSYHYLDKMYSDIANTLELPGYGVWSAGVTYRLAPKWQLQANLDNLTNEVGLTEGNPRSGFAENSGVSGAFYARPILGRNLLLSLTYDF encoded by the coding sequence ATGTCGCCATCGTCGCGTCCCCATCCGCTTCCCCAGGCCGTGCGTGCCTGCCTGCAGTTCGGCCTGGCCCTGTCGCTGTGCGCGCCGGCGCTGGCGCTGGCGCAATCGCCGCCGGCGCCTGGCGCCGCCCGCATCGCCTTCGACATTCCCGCCCAGGACCTGGCCGGCGCACTGGCCGCGTTCGGCCGCGTCTCCCAGCAACAGCTGGCGTACGACCGCGCGGTGGTCGCCGGCAAGCGCAGCAGCGCGCTCAGCGGCAGCCACGACGCCAAGGAAGGCCTGGACCTGCTGCTGGCCGGAACCGGGCTGAAGGCGCGCGCGGCCGGCAACGGGGTGCTGGTGATCGAGGCGCCGCCAGCCAGCGGCGGCGCGCAGACCCTGGATGCGGTGATCGTCACCGGCACCACCGCGGCGCACCGCACCGTGCTGCAGTCGTCCTCGGCGATCACCGTGGCCGACCAGCAGGCGCTGGACCGCAAGGCGCCGCGCAGCACCGCGCAGGCGCTGGAGCTGATCCCGGGCATGTTCGTGGAAGCCTCCGGCGGCGAGATCTCCAACAACTTCTCGGTGCGCGGCATGCCCGGCGGCAGCCAGCAGTTCGTGCAACTGTCCGAGGACGGGCTGCCGGTGTTCTACACCAACGCGCTGGCCGACACGATCCTCAAGCAGGAGGTGAGCATCGACCGCATGGAGGCGGTGCGCGGCGGCACCTCCGGCATCCTCACCGTCAACGGCGCCGGCGCCACGGTCAACTTCCTGACCCGCAAGCCCGGCGCCGAACCGGAAGGCACGCTGCGCCTGACCACCTCCGACTTCGGCACGCGCCGCATCGACCTGTGGCAGGGCGGGCCGATCGACGCCAACTGGCAATACAGCGTCGGCGGCTTCTACCGCCGCGCCGACGGGGTCCGCGATCCGGGCTTCACCGGCGACCACGGCGGCAGCTTCCGCGCCGCGATCGGGCGCATCTTCGAGCGCGGCGAGTTCGGCTTCACCCTCAAGCTGGTCGACGACCACAACACCTTCCAGTTGCCGATCCCGCTGCAGGATGCCGGCGATCCGCGCGGCGTGCCCGGCCTGGACGCCACCACCGGCACCATGCTCAGCCGCGACAACGCGGTGATGGACGTGCGCACCGCGCCGGCCTCCGGCCGCAGCTGGCAGCGCCACGACCTGCGCGACGGCGTGCATGCCACCGCGGTCGCGCCCGGCTACCACTTCGAGTACGACATCAACGACGGCCTGAGCTTCCGCTCCAAGGGCCGCTACACCGATTTCAAGAGCGACTTCAATTCGGTGTTCAGTTCCGACAACGCCTCGCTGGTGCCGGCCACCTATCGCCTGGACCGCGCCAACTTCGGCGACATCGGCGTGCTGCTGGACCGCTTCGCCGCGCAGGGCGCGGTGCAGGCCGGGCTGCGCCGGGTCAACAACGGCGAGGTGATCGCCGGCGCCGACGCGCTGAACGCGCTCAACGGCAACGGCCTGGTCACCCACAGCATCACCGGCAACAACCGCCGCGACGTGGAGGAGTTCGTCAACGACGCCAGCCTGACCTGGCAGAACGAGCGCAACAGCTTCACCGCCGGCCTGCTGTATTTCCACAGCCGGGTGCGCGATTCCAACATCGGCGCCTCGACCTTCGTCAGCGAGGTGCGCAACCGGCCCGACCGCATGGACATCGTCGCGCTCGATGCCGCCGGCAACGTGGTCGGTTCGCTGACCGAGAACGGCCTGCTCAACTACAGCAACTGGGGCGACAGCAACAACCGCTACAGCGCCGATTCGTTCTCGCTGTACCTCAACGACGAGTTCCAGGCCACCGAGCGCCTGCGCATCGACGGCGGCGTGCGCGTGGAGCGCTACGACATCGACTTCTACGAAGGCATCTCCACGCCGATGCAGCCGGTCGAAGGCGCGTTCGACGCCAACGGCAACGACGTGGACGACATCATCGCCAACAACTACCTGGCGCAGTTCGGCGGCGGCGCGTTCACCGGCCGCTACACCCACTACGACAGCGGCTTCACCGAGACCGCCGCCACCCTGGGCGGCACCTACCTGCTCGGCGACAACTTCGCGCTGTACGCGCGCTATGCGCGCGGCTTCCAGGCCAACGGCCGCTTCGACCCGGTCAAGATCGACTTCGGCGAGGTCGGCGTGCGCTACCAGAGCCGGGTGCTGACCGCCTCGCTGACCGGCTTTCGCACCACCTACAAGGACTTCCTGTTTTCGCGCCTGCCGCCGGGCGCGGCGACCGAGGTGCGCTTCTACTCGGACATCGTCTCCAACGGCGTGGAGTTCGACGTGCTGTGGAAGCCGGCGCGCTACTTCCAGCTGCAGGCCACCGGCGTGGTGCAACGCTCCAAGGTCCAGGTCAACGACGACCAGGGCACCGGCTTTGCGCGGCTGTTCGACGGCAACAAACCCGAGCGCACGCCGCCGGTCAACGTCACCGTGACCCCGAGCCTGCTGCTGCCCGAGGGACGCGGCGAGATCTACGTGTCCTACCACTACCTGGACAAGATGTATTCGGACATCGCCAACACGCTGGAATTGCCCGGCTATGGCGTGTGGAGCGCGGGGGTGACGTACCGGCTCGCGCCGAAGTGGCAGCTGCAGGCGAACCTGGACAACCTGACCAACGAAGTCGGCCTGACCGAGGGCAATCCGCGCTCGGGCTTCGCCGAGAACAGCGGCGTGTCCGGCGCGTTCTACGCGCGGCCGATCCTGGGCCGCAACCTGCTGCTGAGCCTGACCTACGATTTCTGA
- a CDS encoding FecR domain-containing protein, whose amino-acid sequence MSRAHNAEAAARWCLLLAAGELSPAQQQALQRWLQEDAEHPRLFARAQRTWDMTGAAAAHPRVQALRHAARADLQRARRRPSVAWAAAAALALAAIGTWWGLAPTVYRTGLAQQRQVVLDDGSALALDADSRVEVRYSGRLREVRLRRGRAAFSVAKQHERPFVVEAGASRVVATGTAFSVERVGEQVRVVLYEGSVRIEDRDRHAAAAAPAPQRLAAGQAWTSAAPGTTRPRVVRVEPAQEQAWRDGLLLFDDEPLAIAVARVNRYSPVQLQLADRSVGQLRVSGMFKAGDSAAFASGVTAVLPLRARTDAAGAIVLEAR is encoded by the coding sequence GTGAGCCGCGCGCACAACGCCGAAGCCGCCGCGCGCTGGTGCCTGCTGCTGGCCGCCGGCGAGCTGTCGCCGGCGCAGCAGCAGGCGCTGCAGCGCTGGCTGCAGGAGGACGCCGAGCATCCGCGCCTGTTCGCGCGCGCGCAGCGCACCTGGGACATGACCGGCGCCGCCGCCGCGCATCCGCGCGTGCAGGCGCTGCGCCACGCCGCGCGCGCCGATCTGCAGCGCGCGCGCCGGCGGCCGTCCGTGGCCTGGGCGGCGGCCGCGGCGCTGGCGCTGGCGGCGATCGGCACATGGTGGGGGCTGGCGCCAACGGTGTACCGCACCGGGCTGGCGCAGCAGCGCCAGGTGGTGCTGGACGACGGTTCGGCGCTGGCGCTGGACGCCGACAGCCGGGTGGAGGTGCGCTACAGCGGCCGCCTGCGCGAGGTGCGGCTGCGCCGCGGGCGCGCCGCGTTCAGCGTGGCCAAGCAGCACGAGCGACCGTTCGTGGTGGAGGCCGGCGCCAGCCGCGTGGTCGCCACCGGCACCGCATTCAGCGTCGAACGGGTCGGCGAGCAGGTGCGGGTGGTGCTGTACGAAGGCAGCGTGCGCATCGAAGACCGGGACCGCCACGCGGCCGCCGCCGCGCCGGCGCCGCAACGGCTGGCCGCCGGCCAGGCCTGGACCTCGGCGGCACCGGGGACGACGCGGCCGCGCGTGGTGCGCGTGGAACCGGCGCAGGAGCAGGCGTGGCGCGACGGCCTGCTGCTGTTCGACGACGAACCGCTGGCGATCGCGGTGGCGCGGGTGAACCGCTACAGCCCGGTGCAGCTGCAACTGGCCGACCGCAGCGTCGGGCAATTGCGGGTCAGCGGTATGTTCAAGGCCGGCGACAGCGCCGCCTTCGCGTCCGGCGTGACCGCGGTGCTGCCACTGCGCGCGCGCACCGATGCCGCCGGGGCGATCGTGCTGGAGGCGCGCTGA
- a CDS encoding sigma-70 family RNA polymerase sigma factor yields the protein MSALYQRCRPALMSFFRRRVADPAEAEDLTHQVFANLAASPGAVCDDGYLFRSAANLLRDRARREKVRTLHRQQQGAAAEHAVETLDPPRVLAGRQALGEVADALERLAPRTRAIFLQFRLENMSQAQIARCYGISVSAVQKHLLRAMTELAELMERAP from the coding sequence TTGAGCGCGTTGTACCAACGCTGCCGGCCGGCACTGATGTCGTTCTTCCGCCGCCGCGTCGCCGACCCCGCCGAGGCGGAAGACCTGACCCACCAGGTGTTCGCCAACCTGGCCGCGTCGCCGGGCGCGGTCTGCGACGACGGCTACCTGTTCCGCAGCGCGGCCAACCTGCTGCGCGACCGCGCCCGCCGCGAGAAGGTGCGCACGCTGCATCGGCAGCAACAGGGCGCGGCGGCCGAACATGCGGTGGAGACGCTGGACCCGCCGCGGGTGCTGGCCGGGCGCCAGGCGCTGGGCGAGGTCGCCGATGCGCTGGAACGGCTGGCGCCGCGCACCCGCGCGATCTTCCTGCAGTTCCGCCTGGAGAACATGAGCCAGGCGCAGATCGCCCGCTGCTACGGCATCTCGGTCAGCGCGGTGCAGAAGCACCTGCTGCGGGCCATGACCGAGCTGGCCGAGCTGATGGAGCGTGCGCCGTGA
- a CDS encoding superoxide dismutase family protein codes for MRYRLHAIVGSALLILAGCSSTPPAPPAPPPPKAPPLPTSGTAQQAQAVLAPASGSLVSGKLSLVAAPGGVRITGTLGGLQPNRPFAFHVHERGDCSAADASSAGGHFNPLGAPHGRAGSGPHHAGDMDNLGANADGVAQVDVLLHGVVLGGGAPNDIAGRALVAHADADDYRSQPAGNAGARVACGVIRVLR; via the coding sequence ATGCGTTACAGGTTGCATGCCATCGTGGGAAGCGCGTTGCTGATACTGGCCGGCTGCAGCAGCACGCCGCCCGCGCCGCCGGCGCCGCCACCGCCGAAGGCGCCGCCACTGCCCACCAGCGGCACCGCGCAGCAGGCGCAGGCGGTGCTCGCGCCGGCCTCGGGCAGCCTGGTCAGCGGCAAGCTGTCGCTGGTGGCCGCGCCCGGCGGCGTGCGCATCACCGGTACCCTCGGCGGCCTGCAGCCGAACCGCCCGTTCGCGTTCCACGTGCATGAGCGCGGCGATTGCAGCGCGGCCGACGCCAGCAGCGCCGGCGGCCACTTCAATCCGCTCGGCGCCCCGCACGGCCGCGCCGGCAGCGGCCCGCACCATGCCGGCGACATGGACAACCTCGGCGCCAACGCCGACGGCGTCGCCCAGGTCGACGTGCTGCTGCACGGCGTGGTGCTCGGCGGCGGCGCGCCCAACGACATCGCCGGCCGCGCGCTGGTCGCGCATGCCGATGCCGACGACTACCGCAGCCAGCCGGCCGGCAACGCCGGCGCGCGCGTGGCCTGCGGCGTGATCCGCGTGCTGCGCTGA
- a CDS encoding superoxide dismutase family protein: MRTLPTALFLATTLALGACKREEPAADAPAAAATPAATPAPAAEPAPAAAAQAAASAALSPTQGNQVAGEVSFNVVDGAVRVTGTVTGLKPNSEHGFHIHEFGDCSAPDGSSAGGHFNPAKSDHGQVGADPHHGGDMPNLKADAEGKATIDAPVSNNVNIGKGDGFDILNHAVIVHADPDDYKTQPTGNAGGRLACGVIKGNANAAAPAPAGAAAAPTGQ; the protein is encoded by the coding sequence ATGCGTACGCTTCCCACCGCCCTGTTCCTGGCCACCACCCTCGCGCTCGGCGCCTGCAAGCGCGAAGAACCCGCTGCCGATGCGCCCGCTGCGGCGGCGACGCCGGCCGCCACGCCGGCACCGGCCGCAGAGCCGGCGCCCGCCGCCGCCGCCCAGGCCGCCGCCAGCGCCGCGCTGAGCCCGACCCAGGGCAACCAGGTCGCCGGCGAGGTCAGCTTCAACGTGGTCGACGGCGCGGTGCGCGTCACCGGCACCGTCACCGGGCTCAAGCCCAACAGCGAGCACGGCTTCCACATCCACGAGTTCGGCGACTGCAGCGCGCCCGACGGCAGCAGCGCCGGCGGCCATTTCAACCCGGCCAAGTCCGACCACGGCCAGGTCGGCGCCGATCCGCACCACGGCGGCGACATGCCCAACCTGAAGGCCGACGCCGAGGGCAAGGCCACGATCGACGCGCCGGTGTCCAACAACGTCAACATCGGCAAGGGCGACGGCTTCGACATCCTCAACCACGCGGTGATCGTCCACGCCGACCCGGACGACTACAAGACCCAGCCCACCGGCAACGCCGGCGGCCGCCTGGCCTGCGGCGTGATCAAGGGCAACGCCAACGCGGCCGCTCCGGCCCCGGCGGGCGCCGCGGCGGCACCGACCGGGCAGTAA
- a CDS encoding acetyl-CoA C-acetyltransferase, whose translation MPAARPVAILGGVRIPFCRQNTAYADVGNLGMSVRTLGALVERYGLHGQQLGEVAMGAVIKHSSDWNLGREAALSSGLSPLTPGITLQRACGTSLDSIITVANKIALGQIDSGIGGGSDTTSEVPIVYGKKLRARLLAANRAKTTGDKLRALTRSFKFAELKPEFPGVAEPRTGKSMGDHCEDMAKQWNIARDSQDAWAVSSHKKLAAAYERGFFADLIAPFRGVERDNILRPDTSLEKLATLKPAFDKVSGRGTLTAANSTPLTDGAAAVLLASEEWAQAHGHVPMAYLRDAQVAAVDFVHGEGLLMAPTIAVPDMLKRHGLSLQDFDIYEIHEAFAAQVLCTLRAWESEDYCRNRLGLDAPLGQIDPAKINPLGSSLATGHPFAATGARIVATVAKQLQERGGGRALISICTAGGMGVVAIVER comes from the coding sequence ATGCCAGCAGCCCGTCCCGTCGCCATTCTCGGCGGCGTCCGTATTCCGTTTTGCCGCCAGAACACGGCGTACGCGGATGTCGGGAACCTCGGCATGTCGGTGCGCACGCTCGGGGCGCTGGTCGAGCGCTACGGCCTGCACGGCCAGCAGCTGGGCGAGGTGGCGATGGGGGCGGTGATCAAGCACTCCAGCGACTGGAACCTGGGCCGCGAGGCCGCGCTGTCCTCGGGGCTGTCGCCGCTGACCCCGGGCATCACCCTGCAGCGCGCCTGTGGCACCAGCCTGGACAGCATCATCACCGTGGCCAACAAGATCGCGCTGGGGCAGATCGACTCGGGCATCGGCGGCGGTTCGGATACCACCTCCGAGGTGCCGATCGTCTATGGCAAGAAGCTGCGCGCGCGGTTGCTGGCGGCCAACCGCGCCAAGACCACCGGCGACAAGCTCCGCGCGCTGACCCGCAGCTTCAAGTTCGCCGAACTCAAGCCCGAGTTCCCCGGCGTGGCCGAGCCGCGCACCGGCAAGAGCATGGGCGACCACTGCGAGGACATGGCCAAGCAGTGGAACATCGCGCGCGACTCGCAGGACGCCTGGGCGGTGTCCTCGCACAAGAAGCTGGCCGCCGCCTACGAGCGCGGCTTCTTCGCCGACCTGATCGCGCCGTTCCGCGGCGTGGAGCGCGACAACATCCTGCGCCCCGACACCTCGCTGGAGAAGCTGGCCACGCTGAAGCCGGCGTTCGACAAGGTGTCGGGGCGCGGCACCCTGACCGCGGCCAATTCCACCCCGCTGACCGACGGCGCCGCGGCGGTGCTGCTGGCCTCGGAGGAGTGGGCGCAGGCGCACGGCCACGTGCCGATGGCGTACCTGCGCGATGCACAGGTGGCGGCGGTGGACTTCGTGCATGGCGAAGGCCTGCTGATGGCGCCGACCATCGCCGTGCCGGACATGCTCAAGCGCCACGGCCTGAGCCTGCAGGACTTCGACATCTACGAGATCCACGAGGCCTTCGCCGCGCAGGTGCTGTGCACGCTGCGCGCCTGGGAGAGCGAGGACTACTGCCGCAACCGGCTCGGGCTGGACGCGCCGCTGGGCCAGATCGACCCGGCCAAGATCAATCCGCTGGGCTCGTCGCTGGCCACCGGCCACCCGTTCGCGGCGACCGGCGCGCGCATCGTCGCCACCGTCGCCAAGCAGCTGCAGGAGCGCGGCGGCGGCCGCGCGCTGATCTCGATCTGCACCGCCGGCGGCATGGGCGTGGTGGCGATCGTCGAGCGTTGA